A region of Campylobacter armoricus DNA encodes the following proteins:
- a CDS encoding YifB family Mg chelatase-like AAA ATPase — MKKLKCASFSTELDIIDVESTFTRGLPGFSIVGLANSTIKESTERVKATLLSQNFTFPAQKITINLSPSDIPKNGSHFDLAIAILILFQKENLDDFFVFGELGLDGSIKSTASLFSILLFLSIKVQNAKVVVPKAIAQKASMIPNLEIYALENLNEAIVFFKEKNYENYKIINGHPLFENAIEINHQKYIKNTIYPYDFKEVKGQENAKYACIIAALGMHNILFEGSPGSGKSMCVKRLPFIMPPQSLKEILAQNAYKSLNSLDDDFSASRVFRSPHHTSTRASIFGGGAKNAKIGELALANGGVLFFDEFPHFSKQIIESLREPLEDFKILISRVNTKVIYETKFLFACAQNPCPCGNLFSKNQTCRCQEIEIKKYKNKISSPILDRIDLYVAMDEISPEDKTSLNSEQMSDMVFKGFLFQKQRKQEEFNAKLNDEQMKQFCVLDPTANEILQKAISSYNLSQRGVNKTIKVARTIADLEQSELILKTHILKALSFRMKTI; from the coding sequence ATGAAAAAACTAAAATGTGCAAGTTTTTCTACAGAGCTTGATATAATTGATGTAGAATCAACTTTCACAAGAGGCTTGCCAGGATTTAGTATAGTAGGTCTTGCAAATTCCACCATTAAAGAAAGCACTGAAAGAGTTAAAGCCACTTTACTAAGCCAAAATTTTACTTTCCCAGCACAAAAAATTACTATCAACCTTAGTCCTTCTGATATCCCTAAAAATGGCTCTCATTTTGATTTGGCTATTGCGATTTTAATTTTATTTCAAAAAGAAAATTTAGATGATTTTTTTGTATTTGGAGAACTTGGACTAGATGGGAGTATCAAAAGTACTGCTAGTTTATTTTCTATTTTACTTTTTTTAAGTATAAAAGTACAAAATGCGAAAGTTGTAGTGCCAAAAGCTATAGCACAGAAAGCTTCTATGATCCCAAATTTAGAAATTTATGCTTTAGAAAATCTAAACGAAGCTATTGTTTTTTTTAAAGAAAAAAATTATGAAAATTATAAAATCATTAACGGCCATCCTTTATTTGAAAATGCTATAGAGATTAACCATCAAAAATATATTAAAAATACTATTTATCCTTATGATTTTAAAGAAGTTAAGGGTCAAGAAAATGCTAAATACGCTTGTATAATAGCAGCTTTAGGAATGCATAATATTTTATTTGAAGGTAGCCCAGGAAGTGGTAAAAGTATGTGTGTTAAAAGGCTTCCATTTATTATGCCACCACAAAGTTTAAAAGAAATTTTAGCCCAAAATGCCTATAAATCTTTAAATTCTTTGGATGATGATTTTAGCGCTAGCAGGGTTTTTAGAAGTCCTCATCACACAAGTACAAGAGCTAGTATTTTCGGTGGAGGTGCTAAAAATGCAAAAATAGGTGAATTGGCTTTAGCAAACGGAGGAGTATTGTTTTTTGATGAGTTTCCACATTTTTCAAAGCAAATCATAGAAAGTTTAAGAGAACCACTAGAAGATTTTAAAATTCTTATTTCAAGGGTTAATACTAAAGTTATTTATGAAACTAAGTTTTTGTTTGCTTGTGCGCAAAATCCTTGTCCTTGTGGAAATTTATTTTCTAAAAACCAAACTTGTCGTTGCCAGGAAATAGAGATAAAAAAATATAAAAACAAAATTTCCTCACCTATCTTAGATAGGATTGATCTTTATGTGGCTATGGATGAAATTTCACCCGAAGATAAAACAAGTTTAAATTCAGAGCAAATGAGTGATATGGTGTTTAAAGGGTTTTTGTTTCAAAAACAAAGAAAGCAAGAAGAATTTAATGCCAAATTAAATGATGAGCAAATGAAACAATTTTGTGTTTTAGATCCTACTGCTAATGAAATTTTACAAAAGGCTATAAGCTCATATAATCTTTCCCAAAGAGGAGTAAATAAAACCATAAAAGTAGCAAGAACTATAGCTGATTTAGAGCAAAGTGAGTTGATTTTAAAAACTCATATTTTAAAAGCACTAAGTTTTAGAATGAAAACAATATAG
- a CDS encoding GGDEF domain-containing protein encodes MLDDDLFADLNLSSDPTSVKEAPKIQKISGGEFEKFAKSILSELIKDNIPPTPMNYGVYFQKMLEERPITFKKKINEIMEFEQKDDGIKRANIEQEIKKSFSSTSALLQYIAMIYRHLETVKDVLRRRNSELAVSTGNLAVSNVIHALEADLSRFSSILDKYSDEIKENFDEVRQTYKHIEEQSDFDSKFGVYNKKYFLENLEKSIESNAKYNYHTSLIFFRVKEEILEQTYTQKEKNAFLKSVCKIFSKNISSSDIVAHCGNNIFAMMISHTNLEKTQEICNKILESLENSNFFLADKEIEVDVEVAISAVNQDSKSEELIEKCIEALKDSGKNLESFVIVEKEK; translated from the coding sequence ATGCTAGATGATGATTTATTTGCTGATTTAAATTTAAGTAGTGATCCAACTTCGGTTAAAGAAGCTCCAAAAATCCAAAAGATTAGTGGAGGGGAATTTGAAAAATTTGCAAAATCTATTTTAAGTGAGCTTATAAAAGATAATATCCCCCCAACTCCTATGAACTATGGAGTGTATTTTCAAAAAATGCTTGAAGAGCGTCCAATTACATTTAAAAAGAAGATTAATGAAATTATGGAGTTTGAGCAAAAAGATGATGGTATCAAACGAGCAAATATAGAACAAGAGATTAAAAAAAGCTTTAGTTCAACTTCAGCATTATTGCAATATATTGCTATGATTTATAGACATCTTGAAACGGTTAAAGATGTGCTAAGAAGGCGTAATTCAGAGTTAGCGGTAAGTACTGGAAATTTAGCAGTTTCTAATGTTATTCACGCTTTAGAAGCTGATCTTTCAAGATTTTCAAGTATTTTAGATAAGTATTCAGATGAAATTAAAGAGAATTTTGATGAGGTTAGACAAACTTATAAACATATAGAAGAACAAAGTGATTTTGATTCTAAATTTGGAGTTTATAATAAAAAATACTTTTTAGAAAATTTAGAAAAAAGTATAGAAAGCAATGCAAAATATAATTATCATACATCGTTAATATTTTTTAGAGTAAAAGAAGAAATTTTAGAGCAAACTTATACCCAAAAAGAAAAAAACGCATTTTTAAAAAGTGTTTGTAAAATTTTTAGTAAAAATATATCATCAAGTGATATAGTAGCACATTGTGGAAATAATATTTTTGCTATGATGATTTCTCATACTAATTTAGAAAAAACACAAGAAATTTGCAATAAAATTTTAGAATCTTTAGAAAATTCAAATTTTTTCTTAGCAGATAAAGAAATAGAAGTAGATGTTGAGGTTGCTATAAGTGCAGTTAATCAAGATAGCAAAAGTGAAGAGTTAATAGAAAAATGCATTGAAGCTTTAAAAGATTCTGGTAAAAATTTAGAGTCTTTTGTGATAGTGGAAAAAGAAAAATGA
- the def gene encoding peptide deformylase, with protein sequence MIREIIIYPNPRLFLESKKVENFDKDLHTLLDDMYETMIANKGVGLAAIQVNVPIRALLVDIGDEEGEQKEDKQTLLEIINPIITPLDDEKISCNEGCLSIPGFYEDIMRYKNIQLDYQDRFGNLQTLQAHDFLAVAIQHEVDHLDGHLFIEKLSFLKRQKFDKDFKKKSKKKK encoded by the coding sequence ATGATAAGAGAGATAATTATCTATCCTAACCCAAGATTATTTTTAGAATCAAAGAAAGTAGAAAATTTTGATAAAGATTTGCATACACTTTTAGATGATATGTATGAAACAATGATAGCCAATAAAGGTGTAGGTTTAGCAGCTATTCAAGTTAATGTGCCAATTAGAGCTTTGCTTGTAGATATTGGTGATGAAGAAGGCGAGCAAAAAGAAGACAAACAAACGCTTTTGGAGATAATTAATCCCATCATTACTCCTTTAGATGATGAAAAAATTTCTTGCAATGAAGGTTGTTTAAGTATTCCAGGTTTTTATGAAGATATAATGCGTTATAAAAATATACAACTTGATTATCAAGATAGATTTGGTAATCTACAAACCTTACAAGCACATGATTTTTTAGCAGTGGCTATTCAACACGAAGTAGATCATCTTGATGGACATTTATTTATAGAAAAACTTTCTTTTTTAAAGCGTCAAAAATTTGATAAAGACTTTAAGAAAAAATCTAAAAAGAAAAAATGA
- a CDS encoding NYN domain-containing protein: MENKSIAIFIDAENIPSKYAKSIFDITSDYGEIVIKRIYGDWTQKNIQNWKEQIAQYSIIAMQQFNFIANKNSSDMYLITEIMSVFYEKDIDIFVIVSSDSDYTSLIQRLKEGKKQVIGMGLKQAVKSYVNSFSEFFYLDQEDSKEKVLSTKEYIKDLINITEALIEEKGRAEYAQIRINMSRKHANFIPQNFGFKNFRALVKEFLPKMKQFKEANEKNIYFLEKAKG, translated from the coding sequence ATGGAAAATAAAAGTATAGCGATTTTTATAGATGCTGAAAATATCCCATCAAAATACGCAAAATCTATTTTTGATATTACTTCTGATTATGGAGAGATAGTTATAAAAAGAATTTATGGAGATTGGACTCAAAAAAATATACAAAATTGGAAAGAACAAATCGCACAATATTCTATTATTGCAATGCAACAATTTAATTTTATAGCTAATAAAAACTCAAGCGATATGTATTTAATTACTGAAATTATGAGTGTTTTTTATGAAAAAGATATTGATATTTTTGTGATTGTTTCAAGTGATAGTGATTATACTAGTTTGATTCAAAGGCTTAAAGAGGGTAAAAAACAAGTCATAGGTATGGGTTTAAAACAAGCTGTAAAATCTTATGTAAATTCTTTTAGTGAGTTTTTTTATTTAGATCAAGAAGATTCCAAGGAAAAAGTATTAAGTACTAAAGAATATATAAAAGATTTAATCAATATCACAGAAGCTTTAATAGAAGAAAAAGGGCGAGCAGAATATGCTCAGATTCGTATTAATATGAGCAGGAAACATGCAAATTTTATCCCTCAAAATTTTGGTTTTAAAAATTTTAGAGCCTTAGTAAAAGAATTCTTGCCAAAAATGAAGCAGTTTAAAGAGGCAAATGAAAAAAATATTTATTTTCTTGAAAAAGCAAAAGGTTGA
- a CDS encoding TerC family protein yields MFEWIFSVDAWIVLFTLTALEIVLGIDNIIFLAILVSKLPPEHRDKGRILGLAFAMITRILLLLSLFWVMKLVTPLFSILGNEISGRDLVLLLGGLFLIIKSIKEIKESINHKEENQNNIKISNKLWIVVAEIAIIDIVFSLDSVITAVGIAQDIEIMIIAVIIAVLVMLFASKPISDFVEKYPSIKILALAFLVMIGVVLVCESFDIHIDKAYIYVAMAFSLVVEILNIISQKKQNSSS; encoded by the coding sequence ATGTTTGAATGGATTTTTAGTGTAGATGCTTGGATAGTATTATTTACTCTTACAGCTTTAGAGATAGTTTTAGGAATCGATAATATCATCTTTTTGGCTATTTTAGTTTCTAAATTACCACCTGAACATAGAGATAAAGGTAGAATTTTAGGCCTTGCTTTTGCAATGATTACTAGGATTTTATTATTACTTTCGCTCTTTTGGGTTATGAAGCTTGTTACGCCTTTATTTAGTATTTTAGGTAATGAAATTTCTGGAAGAGATTTGGTGCTTTTGTTGGGAGGATTATTTTTAATCATTAAATCCATTAAAGAAATTAAAGAAAGTATAAATCACAAAGAAGAAAACCAAAATAATATAAAAATAAGCAATAAACTTTGGATAGTGGTAGCTGAAATAGCTATTATAGATATAGTATTTTCACTAGATAGTGTTATAACAGCTGTTGGGATAGCTCAAGATATAGAAATTATGATTATTGCAGTGATTATTGCAGTGTTAGTAATGTTATTTGCTTCTAAACCGATTTCTGATTTTGTGGAAAAATACCCAAGTATTAAAATTCTAGCTTTAGCATTTTTAGTGATGATAGGTGTTGTTTTGGTATGTGAGAGCTTTGATATACATATAGATAAAGCATATATTTATGTGGCAATGGCTTTTTCTTTAGTTGTAGAAATTTTAAATATTATTTCACAAAAAAAACAAAATTCTAGTTCTTAA
- the rmuC gene encoding DNA recombination protein RmuC, giving the protein MENFLIAFLIVVIFAFIWFIFKSQKEKVKFEFLTQTNASLQNQLSSLELENTSLLDKNNKLLEEKIAYLSKNEALEATLAQYEKNQQELLNIHLKERANLKEEYTQTLVKLEEKYKQNLAQLKQELEQNFQKQNINILNQNKLMLNEDTKKILEEIFIPVKKSVKEYNERLNSNEISLKTHIDNMFKFSQNMTENADKLAKILKGDKKIRGNFAELQLKSVLENSGLVEGIQYKLQERFQEDGKTYIPDAVVFLDKQKSIVIDAKFSLPSDFTFDDISKNTCLDLAYNLKSRIDELAKKPYMQYDKHTYEFVLLFIPYQNILDLILNVDLEIYQYAYKKKVYLTTPNTLFMALNTINISWKNIQSNENILKAFDELGKFHDKFAGVLEDFERIKKNLNGLNSNIDDMQKKLTHGSGNIVTRVIKLKELGAKTQKLIKCEMNDESNI; this is encoded by the coding sequence ATGGAAAATTTTTTAATAGCTTTTTTGATTGTTGTGATTTTTGCTTTTATATGGTTTATATTTAAAAGCCAAAAAGAAAAGGTAAAATTTGAATTTTTAACCCAGACTAATGCTTCTTTACAAAATCAACTTTCATCTTTAGAGTTAGAAAATACTTCACTTTTAGATAAAAATAATAAGCTTTTAGAAGAAAAAATAGCATATTTATCAAAAAATGAAGCCTTAGAAGCTACTTTGGCTCAATATGAAAAAAATCAACAAGAACTTTTAAATATACACTTAAAAGAGCGTGCAAATTTAAAAGAAGAATACACACAAACTTTGGTTAAATTAGAAGAAAAATACAAACAAAATTTAGCACAATTAAAACAAGAATTAGAACAAAATTTTCAAAAACAAAATATTAATATTTTAAATCAAAATAAACTTATGCTGAATGAAGACACAAAAAAAATTCTAGAAGAAATTTTCATACCTGTTAAAAAAAGCGTAAAAGAATATAATGAAAGATTAAATTCTAATGAAATTAGCCTTAAGACTCATATTGATAATATGTTTAAATTTAGTCAAAATATGACAGAAAATGCAGATAAACTAGCAAAAATTTTAAAGGGTGATAAAAAAATTCGTGGTAATTTTGCGGAATTACAACTAAAATCTGTTTTAGAAAATAGCGGTTTAGTAGAAGGTATTCAGTATAAATTGCAAGAGAGATTTCAAGAAGATGGAAAAACTTATATTCCTGATGCAGTGGTATTTTTAGACAAGCAAAAAAGTATAGTTATAGATGCGAAATTTTCCCTACCAAGTGATTTTACTTTTGATGATATTAGTAAGAATACTTGTCTTGATCTAGCTTATAATCTAAAATCAAGAATAGATGAACTAGCTAAAAAGCCTTATATGCAGTATGATAAACATACTTACGAATTTGTTTTACTTTTCATACCTTATCAAAATATCTTAGATTTGATTTTAAATGTAGATCTTGAAATTTATCAATATGCTTATAAAAAAAAGGTTTATTTAACTACGCCAAATACACTTTTTATGGCTTTAAACACTATAAATATTTCATGGAAAAATATTCAAAGTAATGAAAATATATTAAAAGCTTTTGATGAGCTTGGTAAATTTCATGATAAATTTGCAGGGGTTTTGGAAGATTTTGAGAGAATTAAAAAAAATCTAAATGGTTTGAATTCAAATATAGATGATATGCAAAAAAAACTAACACATGGAAGTGGAAATATCGTTACAAGAGTGATTAAGCTAAAAGAACTTGGTGCTAAAACTCAAAAGCTTATAAAATGTGAGATGAATGATGAAAGTAATATTTAA
- the clpP gene encoding ATP-dependent Clp endopeptidase proteolytic subunit ClpP: MSSYIPYVVEKTSRGERSYDIYSRLLKDRIIMLSGEINDDLAASIVAQLLFLEAEDPQKDIYLYINSPGGVVTSGFSIYDTMNYIKADVSTICIGQAASMGAFLLSCGTPGKRFALPNSRIMIHQPLGGARGQATDIEIQAKEILRLKAILNDILAKNTKQKLSKIEKDTDRDFFMSAVEAKEYGLIDKVLEKSFK; the protein is encoded by the coding sequence ATGAGTTCATACATACCTTATGTAGTTGAAAAAACCAGTAGAGGTGAAAGAAGTTATGATATATACTCAAGGCTTTTAAAAGATAGAATTATTATGTTAAGCGGTGAGATTAATGATGATCTTGCTGCCTCTATTGTAGCTCAACTTTTATTTTTAGAAGCAGAAGATCCTCAAAAAGATATTTATCTTTATATTAACTCACCAGGTGGAGTTGTAACAAGTGGATTTAGTATTTATGATACTATGAATTATATTAAAGCAGATGTAAGCACTATTTGCATTGGGCAAGCTGCTTCTATGGGTGCGTTTTTGCTTAGTTGTGGTACCCCAGGTAAAAGATTTGCTTTGCCAAATTCAAGAATTATGATTCATCAACCTTTGGGTGGTGCAAGAGGACAAGCAACAGATATTGAAATTCAAGCAAAAGAAATTCTAAGATTAAAAGCAATTTTAAATGATATTTTAGCTAAAAATACCAAGCAAAAACTTTCTAAAATAGAAAAAGATACAGATAGAGATTTTTTTATGAGTGCTGTAGAAGCTAAAGAATATGGTTTAATCGATAAGGTTTTGGAAAAAAGTTTTAAATAA
- a CDS encoding NAD(P)H-hydrate dehydratase, with the protein MKVIFKDNSCYEKQLIEKGLDEFLMMENAGIELANFIKKKSKKFKNAKILFLLGGGGNGADGLVAIRHLKKAYAYVMPYKKNTMFIKQEQILKNTGFKFLKKEPKFKDFDIIVDCVFGSGLNKILDENLQRIFKKIAKSKALKIACDIPSGVGQKVCFKADYTICMGVLKEILLEDFAKEFVGKIKYANLGLKLKTKNSQSFLLEKKDLKLITKKTNSNKGDFGHVYIFASKSAGTLAGLGALKFGAGLVSLVAKESFSPLIMLKDDIEAKVSAVVIGMGLEDLSILKDERLKNTPLVLDANCFQSANLLSYLDREDVVLTPHPKEFSMLLKLCFNEDISVEEIQNKRFFYARKFSSKFQCVLVLKGANPIITQNEKLFVVNCGNEALAKGGSGDVLSGMIVALLGARFNALEAAKNAVLAHALVAKNYEKNKNSFDALKLIKGLKCL; encoded by the coding sequence ATGAAAGTAATATTTAAAGATAATTCTTGCTATGAAAAACAATTAATCGAAAAAGGCTTAGATGAGTTTTTGATGATGGAAAATGCAGGTATAGAACTTGCAAATTTCATAAAGAAAAAAAGTAAAAAATTTAAAAATGCTAAGATTTTATTTTTACTTGGTGGTGGTGGAAATGGCGCTGATGGTTTGGTAGCTATTAGACACCTTAAAAAAGCATATGCTTATGTTATGCCATATAAAAAAAATACAATGTTTATCAAGCAAGAACAAATTCTAAAAAATACTGGTTTTAAATTTTTAAAAAAAGAACCTAAATTTAAAGATTTTGATATTATTGTTGATTGCGTTTTTGGTAGTGGTTTAAATAAAATTTTAGATGAAAATTTACAAAGAATTTTTAAAAAAATTGCCAAAAGCAAAGCTTTGAAAATAGCTTGTGATATACCTAGTGGGGTTGGGCAAAAAGTATGTTTTAAAGCCGATTATACCATTTGTATGGGTGTTTTAAAAGAAATTTTATTAGAGGATTTTGCAAAAGAATTTGTAGGGAAAATAAAATACGCAAATTTAGGATTAAAACTAAAAACTAAAAATTCACAATCTTTTTTATTAGAAAAAAAAGACTTAAAACTCATCACAAAAAAGACTAATTCAAACAAAGGCGATTTTGGCCATGTTTATATATTTGCTAGTAAAAGTGCAGGAACTCTAGCAGGATTAGGAGCTTTAAAGTTTGGAGCAGGGCTAGTATCTTTAGTGGCAAAGGAAAGTTTTTCACCTTTGATTATGTTAAAAGATGATATTGAAGCTAAAGTAAGTGCAGTTGTTATAGGTATGGGGCTTGAAGATTTAAGCATATTAAAAGATGAAAGGTTAAAAAATACTCCTTTAGTGCTTGATGCAAATTGCTTTCAAAGTGCTAATTTACTTTCATACCTTGATAGAGAAGATGTCGTTTTAACTCCTCATCCAAAAGAATTTTCTATGCTTTTAAAGCTTTGTTTTAATGAGGATATAAGTGTAGAAGAAATTCAAAATAAACGCTTTTTTTATGCAAGAAAGTTTAGTTCTAAATTTCAATGTGTTTTGGTATTAAAAGGGGCTAATCCAATCATCACGCAAAATGAAAAACTTTTTGTAGTAAATTGTGGCAATGAAGCTTTAGCAAAAGGTGGAAGTGGTGATGTATTAAGCGGTATGATAGTAGCATTACTTGGAGCAAGATTTAATGCCTTAGAAGCTGCGAAAAATGCAGTATTAGCCCATGCTTTGGTGGCTAAAAATTATGAGAAAAACAAAAATAGCTTTGATGCTTTAAAATTAATAAAGGGGTTAAAATGCTTATAA
- the tig gene encoding trigger factor produces MEVTAKLIDFANANATVKIAQGAIKAEVEKLAKKASKTMKMDGFRAGKVPVAAILKRYEKELTRDAEQDLLRNAVDGALKEVKKEAKDLVGEPYFEKFDRKDGDIEAQMVLSFKPEVKLDGYEELIPTYNTPKVTQKEIDAKKEELLKRFATPETIKETRALKEGDFAKFDFEGFVDGKAFDGGKAQNYVLEIGSKQFIPGFEEGMIGLKKGEEKDINVTFPKEYGATHLAGKDAIFKVKIHEIQELKMPELNEELLKSLLPEEKEPSVEKLDAKLKEQLKNEKIFKLINDELKNQFAEALVAKFDFVLPRNIVEQETDMQFRSSLRNLSEEELKEFKDEAKYKEKRESFKEDAQKSVKLTFIIDELAKLRNVQVSDQELIQAIYFEAYRYGFNPQEHLENYKKQGALPAIKMSLIEEKLFADIFKKNEKKKTEKESEK; encoded by the coding sequence ATGGAAGTTACAGCAAAACTAATTGATTTTGCAAATGCAAATGCTACTGTGAAAATTGCTCAAGGAGCCATTAAAGCAGAAGTTGAAAAATTAGCTAAAAAAGCATCTAAAACTATGAAGATGGATGGTTTTAGAGCAGGAAAAGTTCCTGTTGCTGCTATACTTAAAAGATATGAAAAAGAGCTTACAAGAGATGCGGAGCAAGATCTTTTAAGAAATGCTGTAGATGGTGCTTTAAAGGAAGTCAAAAAAGAAGCTAAAGATTTAGTAGGTGAGCCATATTTTGAGAAATTTGATAGAAAAGATGGTGATATTGAGGCTCAAATGGTGCTTTCTTTTAAACCGGAAGTAAAATTAGATGGTTATGAAGAATTAATCCCAACTTATAATACACCAAAAGTAACTCAAAAAGAAATTGATGCAAAAAAAGAGGAATTATTAAAAAGATTTGCAACTCCTGAAACAATCAAAGAGACAAGAGCGTTAAAAGAAGGAGATTTTGCTAAATTTGACTTTGAAGGCTTTGTTGATGGTAAAGCTTTTGATGGTGGAAAAGCTCAAAATTATGTTTTAGAAATTGGTTCAAAGCAGTTTATACCTGGATTTGAAGAAGGTATGATAGGTCTTAAAAAGGGTGAGGAAAAAGATATTAATGTAACTTTTCCAAAAGAATATGGAGCAACACATTTAGCAGGAAAAGATGCGATATTTAAAGTAAAAATTCATGAAATTCAAGAACTTAAAATGCCTGAATTAAATGAAGAGCTTTTAAAAAGCTTACTCCCTGAAGAAAAAGAACCAAGTGTTGAAAAATTAGACGCGAAATTAAAAGAACAATTAAAAAATGAAAAAATATTTAAACTTATCAACGATGAACTTAAAAATCAATTCGCAGAAGCTTTAGTAGCTAAGTTTGATTTTGTTTTACCAAGAAATATAGTAGAACAAGAAACAGATATGCAATTTAGAAGTTCTTTGAGAAATTTAAGTGAAGAAGAACTAAAAGAATTTAAAGATGAAGCAAAATATAAAGAAAAAAGAGAAAGTTTTAAAGAAGATGCACAAAAAAGTGTAAAATTAACTTTCATTATAGATGAGTTAGCAAAACTTAGAAATGTTCAAGTAAGTGATCAAGAATTAATCCAAGCAATTTATTTTGAAGCTTATAGATATGGTTTTAATCCGCAAGAACATTTAGAAAATTATAAAAAACAAGGTGCATTACCAGCGATTAAAATGTCTTTGATAGAAGAAAAACTTTTTGCTGATATTTTCAAAAAAAATGAAAAAAAGAAAACTGAAAAAGAAAGTGAAAAATAA
- the purN gene encoding phosphoribosylglycinamide formyltransferase produces the protein MLIKLAVLFSGNGSNLENILEKLHKKTFGKNTFEVVLCLCNKQEAYGIQRALKYGLDTKIIEHEKFTSREEFDAELVKNIKENQVDLTILAGFMRILSPIFTQNIKAINLHPSLLPLFKGAHAIKESYESDMKVAGVSVHWVNEELDGGKIIAQKAFEKEKLSFEEFETKIHKIEHEILPATIVKIFEND, from the coding sequence ATGCTTATAAAATTAGCAGTTTTATTTAGCGGGAATGGAAGTAATTTAGAAAATATTTTAGAAAAATTACATAAAAAAACCTTTGGAAAAAATACTTTCGAAGTAGTTTTGTGCTTGTGTAATAAACAAGAAGCTTATGGCATACAAAGAGCTTTAAAATATGGTCTTGATACTAAAATCATAGAACACGAAAAATTTACTTCAAGAGAAGAATTTGACGCAGAATTAGTAAAAAATATAAAAGAAAATCAAGTAGATTTGACTATTTTAGCAGGATTTATGAGAATTTTAAGCCCTATTTTTACACAAAATATAAAAGCTATCAATTTACATCCTTCTTTATTGCCTTTATTTAAAGGTGCTCATGCTATCAAAGAAAGTTATGAAAGTGATATGAAAGTGGCTGGAGTGAGTGTGCATTGGGTAAATGAAGAATTAGATGGGGGTAAAATCATAGCTCAAAAAGCCTTTGAAAAAGAAAAGTTAAGTTTTGAAGAATTTGAAACTAAGATTCATAAAATAGAGCATGAAATTTTACCAGCAACTATTGTTAAAATTTTTGAGAATGATTAA
- the folE gene encoding GTP cyclohydrolase I FolE, translating into MQEKFEQAVKNMLEIIGENPQREGLLKTPTRVFKAFEFLSSGYKQDPKKILNDALFESSNNEMVLVRDIEFYSLCEHHLLPFFGRVHVAYIPNKKVIGLSKIPRLVEVFARRLQIQEQLTEQIAEALMEYVGAKGVGVVIEARHMCVEMRGVQKANSTTSTSALRGSFLKNEKTRKEFFSLINSSRQVRF; encoded by the coding sequence ATGCAAGAAAAATTTGAACAAGCAGTAAAAAATATGCTAGAAATTATTGGAGAAAATCCTCAAAGAGAAGGACTTTTAAAAACTCCTACAAGAGTATTTAAAGCTTTTGAATTTTTAAGCAGTGGTTATAAACAAGATCCCAAAAAAATATTGAATGATGCTTTGTTTGAAAGTTCAAATAACGAAATGGTTTTAGTAAGAGATATAGAATTTTATAGTCTTTGCGAACACCATCTTTTACCATTTTTTGGTCGTGTGCATGTTGCGTATATACCAAATAAAAAAGTCATAGGGCTTAGTAAAATTCCACGCCTTGTAGAAGTTTTTGCAAGAAGATTACAAATTCAAGAACAACTCACAGAACAAATCGCAGAAGCTTTAATGGAATATGTAGGCGCAAAAGGTGTTGGGGTAGTTATTGAAGCAAGACATATGTGCGTTGAAATGCGTGGGGTGCAAAAGGCAAATTCTACTACTAGCACTTCAGCTTTAAGAGGAAGTTTTTTAAAAAATGAAAAAACTAGAAAAGAATTTTTCTCTTTGATAAACTCGTCTAGACAGGTTAGATTCTAA